The DNA sequence ACGAAAGAATATAAAGATGAAGAAGGGAATATTATCATTGTTCGTAAACCGGGAGATTTTGTCGTCTGTAATCTTTCTTCGATGCACCTGGCGAACGTAGTGGAAGACAACGTAATTGAACGGACAGCAAAGATTCAGATGAGAATGCTGGATAATGTAATTGATCTGAATACGCTGAGCGTCGGACAGGCGGAAGCTACGAATAAATCGTACCGCGCCGTCGGGTTAGGCACATTCGGCTGGCATCATGTACTTGCTAAACAGGGGATATACTGGGAATCAAAAGAGGCAGTAGATTTTGCAGATTCATTGTATGAGCGAATTGCTTTTGCAGCGATAACTTCTTCGATGGAACTCGCTGAAGAAAAAGGAGCTTATCCAAGATTCCAGGGTTCAGAATGGGAAAACGGTGATTATTTTGAAAGAAGAAGCTACGATTCGGAAGAATGGATAAAGCTGAAGGAAAGTGTGAAGGAGCACGGAATACGCAATGGCTGGCTCATGGCCGTTGCACCGAACTCTTCGACAGCTAAAATAGCAGGATCCACGGATGGTATCGATCCGATATACGCCCTTGAATACGCGGAAGAGAAGAAAAATTTTAAATTAAAAGTAACTCCTCCAGATTTAACACACGTTACTTATCCCTTCTATCAGAAAGTCCGTCATGAGCTCGATCAGCACTGGAGTATCCGGCAGAATGCAGCCAGGCAGCGTCACGTTGATCAGGGTATCAGTTTTAACCTTTACGTAAGGCATAATATCCACGCGAAGGATCTGCTGTCTCTTCATTTGGAAGCATGGAGACAGGGACTGAAAACAACTTATTATATCCGCAGCACATCGCAGCAGGAAATTGAAGAATGTGAAAGCTGTCATTCATAATACAAGGAGGGTCTCCAATGACGTTAACAAAAATGAAACTGCTTGAGCCGGAATATCCGAATAAATCGACCGGTATTATCAATGGTCAGGCTTCAGGAATATTAAACTGGAACGATATCGCCTATCCGCAGATGTATGATGTGTATCAGGCTCTTCTATCGAATTTCTGGAAAGCTCAGGAAATAAATATGCAGGACGATATTAAGCAATGGGATCAGCTGTCGGCTGTAGAGAAAGATGTTTTCCTGCGAATTAATACGCAGCTTGCGTCTCTTGACAGTCTGCAGACTCCTACGATGGCACAGGTTATGGATTATGTCACGGATCCGAGCTTCCAGGCTATTTTTGCCGTAATTGCCCAGCAGGAAGCAGTGCACAATGAATCATATTCCTACGTGCTCAGCTCCCTTGTTTCAACATCGGAACAAAAAGCACGATTTGATGAAGCGAAAGATGATCCCCTTGTTCAAAAGCGCAATAAACTGATACTCGAGTCTTATGAAAAATTCCGCAGCAGTCCGTCCAAACAAAATTTGTTTCAACTATGTATTAATTCGATCAATTTAGAAGGTATTTACTTCTATGCAGGCTTTGCTTTTTTCTATCATATGGCCCGCCAGCAGAAAATGGTGAAAACAAGTACGATGATCAGCTACATCCAAAGGGATGAGATGCAGCATGCTTATTTTGTATCTCAGTTTGTGAGACTTCTAATGGAAGAAAATGAAGAATTGACATCAGAGGAAAATATCGATTATATTTATGAATCGATCAGCAAAGCCGTTCATCTGGAAAAAGAGTGGGCCCAAAGTATTCTTAAAGATATAGAAGGAATAAATATTGAAGAATACGAGGGGTATGTTGAATACCTTGCCAATAAGCGCCTAAGGCAGCTTGGTCTGCAGAACCTCTATGAAGGAAGGGATAAT is a window from the Alkalicoccus halolimnae genome containing:
- a CDS encoding ribonucleotide-diphosphate reductase subunit beta; amino-acid sequence: MTLTKMKLLEPEYPNKSTGIINGQASGILNWNDIAYPQMYDVYQALLSNFWKAQEINMQDDIKQWDQLSAVEKDVFLRINTQLASLDSLQTPTMAQVMDYVTDPSFQAIFAVIAQQEAVHNESYSYVLSSLVSTSEQKARFDEAKDDPLVQKRNKLILESYEKFRSSPSKQNLFQLCINSINLEGIYFYAGFAFFYHMARQQKMVKTSTMISYIQRDEMQHAYFVSQFVRLLMEENEELTSEENIDYIYESISKAVHLEKEWAQSILKDIEGINIEEYEGYVEYLANKRLRQLGLQNLYEGRDNPMPWIHVFSDEMMNETKSDFFEQKSRTYSKVTEKNGFDEL